In Sphaeramia orbicularis unplaced genomic scaffold, fSphaOr1.1, whole genome shotgun sequence, a genomic segment contains:
- the LOC115416336 gene encoding chloride intracellular channel protein 4-like isoform X5, whose product MSWFDVAVQKLGFPTIELFVKAGSDGESIGNCPFSQRLFMILWLKGVIFNVTTVDLKRKPADLQALAPGVNPPFVTFNGEVKVDVNKIEEFLEEKLTPPRYPRLAPRHPEANSAGIDVFAKFSAYVKNHRKDTNQALEKALVKSLRRLDDFLRTPLPDEIDGDATGDLPESTRSFLDGSELSLADCNLLPKLHILKVVAKKYRGFEIPAEMTGLWRYLNSAYKREEFTNTCPADREIEFAYLDVAKRIK is encoded by the exons ATGTCTTGGTTTGATGTTGCAGTTCAGAAACTGGGCTTTCCTACAATAGAACTGTTTGTCAAG GCTGGAAGCGACGGCGAGAGCATCGGAAACTGTCCGTTCTCTCAGAGACTGTTCATGATCCTGTGGCTGAAGGGGGTGATCTTCAACGTCACAACTGTCGACCTGAAacg TAAACCAGCGGACCTGCAGGCCTTGGCTCCAGGGGTCAACCCTCCGTTCGTCACCTTTAACGGGGAGGTCAAGGTCGACGTCAACAAGATCGAAGAATTCCTGGAGGAGAAGCTGACTCCGCCtcg TTACCCCAGACTGGCCCCCAGACACCCTGAGGCCAACAGCGCCGGCATCGACGTGTTCGCCAAGTTCTCTGCATACGTCAAGAACCACCGCAAGGACACCAACCAGG CCTTAGAAAAAGCTCTGGTCAAGTCTCTGCGTCGTCTGGATGACTTCCTCAGAACCCCTCTGCCCGACGAGATCGACGGGGACGCCACCGGAGACCTGCCCGAGTCCACCAGGAGTTTCCTGGACGGATCTGAGCTGAGCCTGGCCGACTGTAACCTGCTGCCCAAACTGCACATCCTGAAG gtcGTAGCAAAGAAGTACCGCGGCTTCGAGATCCCAGCGGAGATGACGGGGCTGTGGCGGTATCTAAACTCCGCCTACAAGAGGGAGGAGTTCACCAACACCTGCCCCGCTGACAGGGAGATTGAGTTTGCATACCTGGATGTTGCAAAGCGCATCAAATAG